Proteins encoded by one window of Xanthomonas sp. DAR 80977:
- the trbL gene encoding P-type conjugative transfer protein TrbL produces the protein MRMPANLKTLALPLFVWLAFFAVDAHAAIDNAGVFDSVLDRYQAAASGWAGVITTAATWLFWTLVVISMVWTFGMMALRKADIGEFFAEFVRFTIFTGFFWWALTNGPNFASSIYASLRQLAGNATGLGNALSPSGIVDVGFAIFDKVMDQSSVWSPVDSMAGILMAVAILVILALVGVNMLLLLASGWVLAYGGVFFLGFGGSRWTSDMAINYYKVVLGVAAQLFAMVLLVGIGKTFLDDYYSRMSAGISLKEMGVMLIVVIILLALVNKIPPLIAGIITGASVGGAGIGQFGAGAALGAAGMAAAAAATGGAALAAGAASAAGGASAVMAAFSKANENVSAGTDVMSAFSGGGSSGGGAGGGGDAGTGSTPFAQAAGFSGSSGGGSSSGGGSPSTGSSSGSSKGGDKGGGKADAGGQGSSSTASTGSSADKAAKNEPKPAGGAGQGQQAAPGSTGPGLLASAASALGTAGRIAADAGANLAKGTADVAKAKAASLREAAAERIADTTGGKIAAAIKAQGSGTAENIDVPDQQPAPSFGDNSLAGGPADADPESEVAAFANREQGRDGTTA, from the coding sequence ATGAGAATGCCAGCCAATCTAAAAACCCTCGCCCTGCCGCTGTTCGTCTGGCTGGCGTTCTTCGCGGTCGATGCCCACGCGGCCATCGACAACGCCGGCGTGTTCGATAGCGTGCTGGATCGCTACCAGGCCGCCGCGAGCGGCTGGGCCGGTGTCATCACCACGGCCGCAACCTGGCTCTTCTGGACGCTGGTTGTGATCTCGATGGTCTGGACGTTCGGCATGATGGCCTTGCGCAAGGCCGACATTGGCGAGTTCTTCGCGGAGTTCGTCCGCTTCACGATCTTTACCGGCTTCTTCTGGTGGGCGCTGACCAACGGCCCTAACTTCGCCTCGTCCATCTATGCGTCGTTGCGGCAGCTCGCCGGCAACGCGACGGGCCTGGGCAATGCTCTGTCGCCCTCGGGCATCGTGGACGTGGGCTTTGCGATCTTCGACAAGGTGATGGATCAGTCCTCGGTGTGGTCGCCGGTGGACAGCATGGCCGGCATCCTCATGGCCGTGGCGATCCTGGTCATCCTGGCCCTGGTCGGTGTGAATATGCTTCTGCTGCTCGCGTCGGGCTGGGTGCTCGCCTACGGCGGCGTGTTCTTCCTCGGCTTCGGTGGTTCGCGCTGGACTTCCGACATGGCGATCAACTACTACAAGGTCGTCCTGGGCGTGGCCGCGCAGCTCTTCGCAATGGTGCTCCTGGTGGGCATCGGCAAGACCTTCCTCGATGACTACTACTCGCGCATGAGCGCCGGCATCAGCCTCAAGGAAATGGGCGTGATGCTGATCGTCGTCATCATCCTCTTGGCGTTGGTCAACAAGATTCCGCCGCTCATCGCCGGGATCATCACCGGCGCGAGCGTGGGCGGTGCCGGCATCGGCCAGTTCGGTGCAGGCGCTGCGTTGGGTGCCGCAGGCATGGCAGCAGCAGCGGCCGCGACCGGCGGCGCCGCTCTGGCCGCCGGCGCAGCCTCGGCCGCCGGTGGTGCCTCTGCCGTCATGGCCGCCTTCTCGAAGGCCAATGAGAACGTGTCGGCAGGCACGGACGTTATGTCGGCCTTCTCGGGCGGCGGCAGCTCGGGCGGCGGTGCGGGCGGCGGCGGCGACGCCGGCACCGGCAGCACGCCCTTCGCTCAGGCTGCGGGCTTTAGCGGCAGCTCCGGCGGTGGCTCTTCGTCGGGTGGCGGCAGCCCCTCGACCGGCAGCAGCTCGGGCAGCTCGAAGGGCGGCGATAAGGGCGGCGGCAAAGCCGACGCCGGCGGCCAGGGCAGCAGCTCGACGGCCAGCACCGGCAGCAGTGCCGACAAGGCCGCCAAGAACGAACCCAAGCCCGCCGGCGGGGCAGGGCAAGGGCAGCAGGCCGCACCGGGCAGCACCGGCCCCGGCTTGCTCGCATCGGCCGCATCGGCCCTCGGCACGGCCGGCCGCATCGCCGCCGACGCCGGCGCGAACTTGGCGAAGGGAACCGCCGATGTTGCCAAGGCCAAAGCCGCGAGCCTGCGCGAAGCCGCAGCCGAGCGGATCGCCGACACCACTGGCGGAAAGATCGCCGCCGCGATCAAGGCGCAAGGAAGCGGCACGGCCGAGAACATCGACGTGCCCGACCAGCAGCCCGCGCCGAGCTTCGGCGACAACAGCCTGGCAGGCGGCCCCGCCGATGCCGATCCCGAGTCCGAAGTAGCTGCGTTCGCCAACCGCGAGCAAGGCCGCGACGGCACAACTGCGTAA